Genomic segment of Candidatus Tanganyikabacteria bacterium:
GCGTCGCCCTTGAGCGGGACCATCCCCGCGGGCACCGGCACGGGCAGGGGTTCGGGCTTCGGCACGGGCACGGGCACCGGCTCCAGCTTCGGCAGCGGGATGAGCCTCGCGACCAAGTCGGTGAGCTGCTGCGTCACCTTGATCAGGTCCTGGATGATCCCGAGTATGCGATCCCGGAAGGAGGGGGGCTTGGCCACCGTGGTGTCCGCGGGGTTGGCGCCGGCGCCGTCTGCCGGCTGGGCCGGGCCGCCGCCGGCAGGGGTCTGCGCCGCCCCCACGGGCGAGGCATTGGCGCCGTTGGCGCCGTTGGCTCCATTGGCGCCGTTGTTGCCGGGCAGGCCGATCTGGGCGGTCTGTCCCCGGTCGCGGGCATCCAGCTTGTCGATGAGGCGGTTGATCGTGGCCTGGTCCTGATCGCGCTGCTCCTTCATGGCCTTGAGCAGGTCAGCGGTGTGATCGGGCGGAGGCGGCGGCGCTTCGGGCTTGCCAAACAGCGCTCCGAGGATTCCAGGTATCAGGCCGACGCCCAACGCAAGAAGCGGTCCCATCGCAAAAAACTCCTTTATTACGCGTGACTTTTAATAAGCCACCCCTAAACCCCGTAGCTCGAAAAAGGAAATCAGTTAACCTGCGCTACCTTGTGCAACTTAATCTCTTGGCGACCCTTCGCAAAATGGATATCCGCCCCGGAACGGTTTGAGAGGTTAAATTTAAAAGATCCAAAACAGACGCTTGACGGGTCGAAAAACAGGAACCTGCCTTGACACCTTCGGGTCCTAACGGTGAAAATGCCTGAACTCTGGGTGTATCGGCCCGGGGGGATTCCCGAGCGGTCAAAGGGACCTGACTGTAAATCAGGCGGCTCAGCCTTCGAAGGTTCGAATCCTTCTCCCCCCACTTCCCAGGCCCACGTAGCTCAGTCGGTAGAGCGTATCCTTGGTAAGGATAAGGTCACCGGTTCAATCCCGGTCGTGGGCTCCATCCTTCAAAGTCGGTAGAGGAGGTTTCAGCAGGCAATGGCCAGGCAGAAATTCGAGCGCACCAAGCCGCACGTCAACATCGGCACCATCGGTCACGTGGACCACGGCAAGACCACCCTGACGGCAGCCATCACCATGTCGCTCGCGGCGATCGGCAAGGCCCAGGCCAAGCGCTACGACGAAATTGACGCGGCGCCCGAGGAGAAGGCACGCGGCATCACGATCAACACGGCGCACGTGGAGTACGAGACCGAGAGTCGCCACTATGCCCACGTCGACTGCCCCGGCCACGCCGACTACGTCAAGAACATGATCACCGGCGCGGCCCAGATGGACGGCGCCATCCTGGTCGTGTCGGCCGCCGACGGC
This window contains:
- a CDS encoding 50S ribosome-binding GTPase, producing MARQKFERTKPHVNIGTIGHVDHGKTTLTAAITMSLAAIGKAQAKRYDEIDAAPEEKARGITINTAHVEYETESRHYAHVDCPGHADYVKNMITGAAQMDGAILVVSAADG